The following proteins are encoded in a genomic region of Channa argus isolate prfri chromosome 3, Channa argus male v1.0, whole genome shotgun sequence:
- the cpz gene encoding carboxypeptidase Z isoform X2 — protein sequence MHAIGVLVLLLSLKKSCWCAQQLGCHPEDEFLGRCNNDAYEEKPTCTELNLGYCNDLEYSRTIFPNILGHRTRMDAESGAEYLLLSVIHGLLNGECSPEIRLVGCSVLASPCRDDKMIKPCRSTCEALRKDCGHAFEAIGMAWPYFLDCDRFFASDQEGCFDPLAGLKARQEASMSSVSPEEPSTIIQFTHTSNSQMYSILKRTAAKCSHISHVYSIGRSTEGRDLLVIEFTNNPGEHELLEPEIKLVGNMHGNEVLGRQLLIYLAQYLCSEYILGNQRIQTIINTTRIHILASMNPDGYELAASEVEDRNDPELSQQEGHLLNGWTNGRTNAQNIDLNRNFPDLTSVYYRNRRSRHYRTDHIPIPDNYWFGKVAPETYAVMKWSRSLPFVQSASLHGGELVVSYPFDFSRHLHEERMFSPTPDEQIFKQLARTYADAHATMSDNDTERCGASFYRTRGIINGALWYSFAGGMSDFHYLHTNCLEITVELGCDKFPSEVELYPEWKRNKEALLSFVESVHRGIKGIVKDLDGNGIKGATISVRGIRKDVTTAENGDYWRLLNPGTHILTVTAKGYSRVSKRVHLPHSMTKAGRVDFVLEKVPVEPDIDDHLFPTTDTWDRFDPYNQFERYGEPNESEGGIERQEKPWWWNYFSQSGISPPLWLLRNV from the exons ATGCATGCAATAGGAGTTCTGGTGCTGCTTCTTTCCTTGAAGAAAAGTTGTTGGTGCGCCCAACAGCTCGGCTGCCACCCTGAAGACGAGTTTTTAG GAAGATGCAACAACGATGCATATGAAGAAAAAC CTACCTGTACAGAGCTGAATCTGGGCTACTGCAATGATTTGGAATATTCTAG AACCATATTTCCCAACATCCTCGGCCACCGGACTCGCATGGATGCTGAATCAGGGGCAGAGTACCTTCTCCTGAGTGTCATCCATGGCCTGCTCAACGGCGAGTGCTCCCCTGAGATACGTCTCGTAGGGTGTTCGGTACTGGCCTCACCCTGCAGGGATGACAAGATGATCAAACCCTGCCGCAGCACTTGTGAGGCGCTGAGGAAGGACTGTGGCCATGCCTTTGAGGCTATTGGAATGGCCTGGCCTTACTTCCTGGACTGTGACCGCTTCTTTGCCAGTGACCAAGAGGGCTGCTTTGACCCACTGGCAGGACTGAAAG CCAGACAGGAGGCCTCAATGTCCAGTGTGTCTCCAGAAGAACCCAGCACCATCATCCAGTTTACCCACACCTCCAATTCCCAGATGTACAGCATACTGAAGAGAACGGCAGCCAAGTGCTCCCATATCTCACATGTTTACAGCATTGGACGCAGCACTGAGGGCAGAGATTTGCTGGTTATTGAGTTTACCAACAACCCTGGAGAGCATGAGCTAT TGGAGCCAGAGATCAAACTAGTGGGCAACATGCATGGCAACGAGGTGCTGGGCCGCCAGCTTCTCATCTACCTCGCCCAGTACCTGTGTTCAGAATATATTCTGGGGAATCAACGGATTCAGACCATCATCAACACAACCAGAATCCATATTCTGGCCTCCATGAACCCTGATGGCTATGAGCTGGCTGCCTCAGAGGTAGAGGATAGAAATGATCCGGAGCTCAGCCAGCAAGAA GGTCACTTGTTAAATGGTTGGACAAATGGAAGGACAAATGCACAGAACATCGACCTGAACCGCAATTTTCCGGACCTCACATCCGTCTACTACAGGAACCGTCGGAGCAGGCACTACCGCACTGACCACATCCCAATCCCTGATAACTACTGGTTTGGAAAG GTGGCACCAGAGACCTATGCAGTGATGAAGTGGAGTAGGTCACTGCCCTTCGTTCAGTCTGCCAGCCTCCATGGAGGCGAGCTAGTGGTCTCTTATCCATTCGACTTCTCTAGACACCTACATGAGGAGAGGATGTTCTCACCCACTCCTGATGAACAG ATCTTCAAGCAGCTGGCTCGCACCTATGCGGATGCCCATGCCACTATGTCAGACAACGACACAGAGAGATGTGGGGCCTCCTTTTACAGAACGAGGGGCATCATCAACGGAGCACTGTGGTATAGCTTTGCTGGTG GAATGTCAGATTTTCACTACTTGCACACTAATTGTCTGGAGATCACCGTGGAGCTTGGCTGCGATAAATTCCCCTCAGAGGTTGAGCTTTATCCGGAGTGGAAGAGGAACAAGGAAGCTCTGCTCAGTTTTGTCGAATCT GTCCATCGAGGAATAAAGGGAATAGTTAAAGATCTTGATGGAAATGGTATAAAAGGTGCAACTATCTCTGTCAGGGGAATCAGGAAAGATGTCACCACAG CTGAAAATGGAGACTATTGGCGGCTGCTGAACCCAGGTACTCACATCCTGACAGTTACAGCAAAAGGTTACTCCAGGGTCAGCAAAAGGGTTCACCTGCCTCACAGCATGACCAAGGCTGGACGTGTTGACTTTGTCTTGGAGAAG GTTCCCGTGGAGCCTGATATCGATGACCACCTTTTCCCAACAACAGACACATGGGATCGATTTGACCCTTACAACCAGTTTGAGCGCTACGGCGAGCCAAATGAAAGTGAAGGGGGGATAGAGCGGCAGGAGAAACCTTGGTGGTGGAACTACTTCTCCCAGTCTGGGATCTCGCCTCCACTCTGGTTACTGCGAAATGTCTAG
- the cpz gene encoding carboxypeptidase Z isoform X1 produces MHAIGVLVLLLSLKKSCWCAQQLGCHPEDEFLGRCNNDAYEEKPTCTELNLGYCNDLEYSRTIFPNILGHRTRMDAESGAEYLLLSVIHGLLNGECSPEIRLVGCSVLASPCRDDKMIKPCRSTCEALRKDCGHAFEAIGMAWPYFLDCDRFFASDQEGCFDPLAGLKARQEASMSSVSPEEPSTIIQFTHTSNSQMYSILKRTAAKCSHISHVYSIGRSTEGRDLLVIEFTNNPGEHELLEPEIKLVGNMHGNEVLGRQLLIYLAQYLCSEYILGNQRIQTIINTTRIHILASMNPDGYELAASEGHLLNGWTNGRTNAQNIDLNRNFPDLTSVYYRNRRSRHYRTDHIPIPDNYWFGKVAPETYAVMKWSRSLPFVQSASLHGGELVVSYPFDFSRHLHEERMFSPTPDEQIFKQLARTYADAHATMSDNDTERCGASFYRTRGIINGALWYSFAGGMSDFHYLHTNCLEITVELGCDKFPSEVELYPEWKRNKEALLSFVESVHRGIKGIVKDLDGNGIKGATISVRGIRKDVTTAENGDYWRLLNPGTHILTVTAKGYSRVSKRVHLPHSMTKAGRVDFVLEKVPVEPDIDDHLFPTTDTWDRFDPYNQFERYGEPNESEGGIERQEKPWWWNYFSQSGISPPLWLLRNV; encoded by the exons ATGCATGCAATAGGAGTTCTGGTGCTGCTTCTTTCCTTGAAGAAAAGTTGTTGGTGCGCCCAACAGCTCGGCTGCCACCCTGAAGACGAGTTTTTAG GAAGATGCAACAACGATGCATATGAAGAAAAAC CTACCTGTACAGAGCTGAATCTGGGCTACTGCAATGATTTGGAATATTCTAG AACCATATTTCCCAACATCCTCGGCCACCGGACTCGCATGGATGCTGAATCAGGGGCAGAGTACCTTCTCCTGAGTGTCATCCATGGCCTGCTCAACGGCGAGTGCTCCCCTGAGATACGTCTCGTAGGGTGTTCGGTACTGGCCTCACCCTGCAGGGATGACAAGATGATCAAACCCTGCCGCAGCACTTGTGAGGCGCTGAGGAAGGACTGTGGCCATGCCTTTGAGGCTATTGGAATGGCCTGGCCTTACTTCCTGGACTGTGACCGCTTCTTTGCCAGTGACCAAGAGGGCTGCTTTGACCCACTGGCAGGACTGAAAG CCAGACAGGAGGCCTCAATGTCCAGTGTGTCTCCAGAAGAACCCAGCACCATCATCCAGTTTACCCACACCTCCAATTCCCAGATGTACAGCATACTGAAGAGAACGGCAGCCAAGTGCTCCCATATCTCACATGTTTACAGCATTGGACGCAGCACTGAGGGCAGAGATTTGCTGGTTATTGAGTTTACCAACAACCCTGGAGAGCATGAGCTAT TGGAGCCAGAGATCAAACTAGTGGGCAACATGCATGGCAACGAGGTGCTGGGCCGCCAGCTTCTCATCTACCTCGCCCAGTACCTGTGTTCAGAATATATTCTGGGGAATCAACGGATTCAGACCATCATCAACACAACCAGAATCCATATTCTGGCCTCCATGAACCCTGATGGCTATGAGCTGGCTGCCTCAGAG GGTCACTTGTTAAATGGTTGGACAAATGGAAGGACAAATGCACAGAACATCGACCTGAACCGCAATTTTCCGGACCTCACATCCGTCTACTACAGGAACCGTCGGAGCAGGCACTACCGCACTGACCACATCCCAATCCCTGATAACTACTGGTTTGGAAAG GTGGCACCAGAGACCTATGCAGTGATGAAGTGGAGTAGGTCACTGCCCTTCGTTCAGTCTGCCAGCCTCCATGGAGGCGAGCTAGTGGTCTCTTATCCATTCGACTTCTCTAGACACCTACATGAGGAGAGGATGTTCTCACCCACTCCTGATGAACAG ATCTTCAAGCAGCTGGCTCGCACCTATGCGGATGCCCATGCCACTATGTCAGACAACGACACAGAGAGATGTGGGGCCTCCTTTTACAGAACGAGGGGCATCATCAACGGAGCACTGTGGTATAGCTTTGCTGGTG GAATGTCAGATTTTCACTACTTGCACACTAATTGTCTGGAGATCACCGTGGAGCTTGGCTGCGATAAATTCCCCTCAGAGGTTGAGCTTTATCCGGAGTGGAAGAGGAACAAGGAAGCTCTGCTCAGTTTTGTCGAATCT GTCCATCGAGGAATAAAGGGAATAGTTAAAGATCTTGATGGAAATGGTATAAAAGGTGCAACTATCTCTGTCAGGGGAATCAGGAAAGATGTCACCACAG CTGAAAATGGAGACTATTGGCGGCTGCTGAACCCAGGTACTCACATCCTGACAGTTACAGCAAAAGGTTACTCCAGGGTCAGCAAAAGGGTTCACCTGCCTCACAGCATGACCAAGGCTGGACGTGTTGACTTTGTCTTGGAGAAG GTTCCCGTGGAGCCTGATATCGATGACCACCTTTTCCCAACAACAGACACATGGGATCGATTTGACCCTTACAACCAGTTTGAGCGCTACGGCGAGCCAAATGAAAGTGAAGGGGGGATAGAGCGGCAGGAGAAACCTTGGTGGTGGAACTACTTCTCCCAGTCTGGGATCTCGCCTCCACTCTGGTTACTGCGAAATGTCTAG
- the gpr78a gene encoding G-protein coupled receptor 26 — protein MSIPEFLLEVSLVVIAVVSLLTNLSVLLCFTQSADLRSHVPGLFILNLSFSNVLLAIINMPATFIGVAGSAKPLGDLYCQAVSFCETFLTTNAMLSMAALSMDRWVAVVFPLSYSSKMRHRDAFLIVAYSWLHSLTFSLTQLLMHWGGYSHIYASCTVHLDTEDMSHLAAYGTFTVLLHLSSFVFCFVVLCFAYLKVLRVARSHCKRIDVITVQTLLLLVDIHPSVKQRCLAEQKKRRQRATKKICIFIGSFILCFSPYVITRLLELLLSLHVPRYWGIATKCLSYAKASSDPFVYCLLRQQYRKVLVSVISRILGKDRYSLSARSISSTLDTADDNCIARNT, from the exons ATGAGCATACCGGAGTTCCTCCTGGAAGTGTCCTTAGTGGTGATCGCCGTTGTCTCGTTGTTAACAAACTTGTCAGTGCTGTTATGTTTCACCCAAAGCGCCGACCTCAGATCGCACGTGCCCGGACTCTTCATCCTAAACCTCTCGTTCTCCAACGTCCTCCTCGCTATCATCAACATGCCTGCGACTTTCATCGGAGTGGCCGGAAGCGCAAAGCCCCTCGGGGACCTGTACTGTCAGGCTGTGAGTTTTTGCGAGACGTTTCTCACCACTAATGCCATGTTGAGCATGGCCGCGCTGAGCATGGACAGGTGGGTAGCGGTGGTGTTTCCCCTGAGTTACTCCAGCAAGATGCGCCACAGGGACGCTTTCCTGATCGTGGCGTACTCCTGGCTGCACTCGCTCACCTTTtctctgacacagctgctgatGCACTGGGGAGGATACAGCCACATTTACGCCTCTTGTACCGTCCACCTGGACACGGAGGACATGTCGCACCTGGCCGCCTATGGGACCTTCACCGTGCTCCTCCACCTCAGCAGCTTTGTGTTCTGCTTCGTCGTCCTGTGCTTCGCCTACCTGAAAGTTTTGAGAGTGGCCAGATCTCACTGCAAGAGGATAGATGTCATCACGGTGCAAACTTTGCTTCTGCTTGTTGATATTCATCCcag TGTGAAGCAGAGATGTCTAGCTgaacagaagaagaggaggcagCGCGCCACTAAGAAGATCTGCATCTTCATCGGCTCCTTCATCCTCTGCTTTTCACCCTATGTTATAACAAG GTTGCTGGAGTTGTTGCTCTCTCTTCACGTCCCTCGGTACTGGGGCATTGCTACCAAATGTCTTTCCTATGCCAAGGCTTCCAGTGACCCATTTGTGTACTGTCTGTTGCGGCAGCAGTACAGGAAGGTCCTGGTCAGTGTTATCAGCCGGATCCTGGGAAAGGATCGGTACTCGTTGTCTGCCcgcagcatcagcagcacattggACACCGCAGATGACAACTGTATTGCCAGAAACACCTGA